From Falco naumanni isolate bFalNau1 chromosome 4, bFalNau1.pat, whole genome shotgun sequence:
CTTGTCATGTCTTACCATTACAATGAAGCCTTTGAAAATCCAGACTACCACTTCTCAGAGACACTGGAAATTGATAGAAGGTGGGTTTATTTGATTTTGCTGTTGTTACTGTGCcgtaagaaattaaattctctATTTATATGCAGGATAAACTTTTTGTCCAGAGTTTTAAtttgtagaatttttttaatccttccttTATGCTTGCATTCTCAggcatacatttttaaagttgttaCAGGAAGACAACATTTAAGACAAATggcatgtttgctttttatgttttagaTGAATTTATCAGTTAAATGTGTTTTAGGATTTATGGCATAATGTCATGGATATTTTTAGTTGTAGTAATTTTCAGTGTGCTGCTGTAACCTTGGATGTCCTCATTTTCCAAGCAGTTATTCTTGTTTAGGTAGGGTCCAAGCTAACTTCAGGTGGCAAAAAGTTTTAGTCTAATTCAGTTGATGACCAAATCAGAATTATGATATTGGAGTTATAAATACAAATTCCTCTCAGTATCGGTTTGTTTTTATAATGTACTCAAATTTTGTGATAATAGGTAATAATTTATTAAGGATACCTATTGAGAGTGTTTGAGGTACTTggagttttcctttttgttgctCACACAGGAGGAGTTCTCAAAAGAATCTGTCCTCTCACCAAACCTCTTATGATTCCTCACTACACGGTTCGTATGGAGAACACAGTGGAAGAGGACAGAATTACCCTGTGGCCATACCAATGACCTCCATGAGACATGGCTCTGAATACAGCAGAGATTTACCAAGAGTTAATGTCTTAAGCAGAAGTCAGTATGAAAATTCCACGGGTATGTAATTTCTTGTATGAACAGCTTACAGAAGCACTGGAATAAATAGTGGCTTACTCTGCCCCAAGGgagtgctgcagctctggaaggCTCAACTCTGTATATATTTGTACATTGTGGCAGCGGTGgagttgtgtggggttttttttggtttttggaatttttttcctggaagtaTTTCTGATGTTATATTAACAGATCCATGGATTGTCTGTTGTATTAACAGATCAGTAAATACTGACCTGTATGGACTGTGTAAGTCCTTGGGTACTAGGGTGTACACTGGAGTGAGATGTAGGAGTTTTGTTGGTGGGATGTATTGCTGTGTTTGCAGTAGAGCTGTACTTGGTCAATAGGACTGATATTCCGTGTGTGTAAGTAAGCAGTATACAACTTTATAATTCTGATTCACTTCAAcagataatttttcctttgagcCTGAGCCGGAACTGGCATACAGCCTACCTTCTACCTTCCATCTGCTGGACCGCCCCTATCCCCACGGGTTTTCCAATGTGTCAGAAGGTAAGACATAAGGATTGTGGTGCATCAGAATATTGCATGTCAGTCTCACACtccataaaataataaatattttaaacccTTCTGGTTCAGGTATTAAGATCTTCCCCTAATAAAGGGAAACATGAATTCTCTTTTACTGTCCTGTATCACTGTAGCTGAGTTTTTCAGTATCTTTCCGAAGGTGATGGTCTTTGTTTCTTGAGCAATGAAAGATATAATGCATACCCATTTTAATCCAAACTCCCTATAAGTGCAACAACGTAAAACAAACTTACACAGTTAGCTGAGAAGACTCATTGCAGGAGGAAATAAGGGGAGGATAGGATGCATTTTTGATACTGTCTAGTGAATTTTTCACTATGTTGTGTCAGTGTAAATTCTAGACTACAATAATAAATAGAGATTTATATTCACTAAAATACAGGAGGTCTGAAATAGTATAATCAGGGTTCTGGTTTAGGCTAGCATAGTAGcttattttttatgttctgGGTAGGAACTGTTCTTCCCATATCGtgtaatttttctgttacaatCAGTCCAGTTCcagtctgctgcttctggaaTGTAATTAAAGAGTTCTTTTCTGGAATTGTTACATAGACGCATTGAAAGAACGATATCTCTGTGCCCCTAAAGTGAGGGattcttggggtttttccctctcttttcaATCTTTAAGAATATGGTCTTTAAGTTAAGATCTGATTTGGCAAAATCCTGTATTCGTATCAAAAAGCAATGGTTTTATTGGTACCTGGAAATGCTGCACCCCATAAGTGCCCGTAAAAGTAGGACCTTTCCAAACGTTAGCTATCATGCATGGTTTTTAATGCCTGATAGGAAGGAGAGGGTGCATTTCTAATACAGTCAACTAGAGAATAAATGTCTGGGTGCCAAAAGTTCAAGAAGTGCCTCCACAAGGAGGCACAGATGTTTTTCCGATTCTTTTTAGTTGCTACGAAGGAGGCTGGTTCGAAGTGGAAATGACACTAGCATATCAGGGAACCATTGGATCTGAATAGTAAATATGGTGAAGGAGCCTGCAGGCTCATCAGTCAGCTGCGGCCTTCCATACCAGAGGGTTGAGCTCAAAAGGGGGATGTAATGTTGCACAGACTGGCCATCAGCTTACTGAGAACGTGGGACAAGGAAAGCTGTGGCTAAACTCATCTGCTTCATAGCTGCAAGGCAGTTGCATTTGAGGAACATAGTCACTTGTGTTTGAATAATTGGATGAAAGAAGGTTGAGAGAACAGTTGCAATTTGTCCCCAGAGAAATGTGAGTCTGGTACATATAACTTAGCATGGTTGAGTGattctgaaatcagtggaaggatttttaaagaaaggacCTGTCTTCCAGGAAGAAAGTATTGAATGATCAAGATACGTATTCATGAATGGGTTAGATGACACAGTTTTCCATGACGGCTGAAGACTGGGCTCAGTACCTCTTTTCCAGCATGGTTCTGAAAAATGGCATGCCATTATCCAGCATGACCAGGACAGAAATGAGTGGGGGACTATATGCTTGCATGCAGGTAGTGAGATTGAGTGGtatacttttaattaatttctgtgaaagtgAATTTTGAATGTCTTAAGTCAGTTTGTCAGGAGTATCTGGGCTTACTAAACAGTGCACGTTATTTAGGCTTTATTCAGAGACACAACAGAAGACCATCTGATGAGATCTCCGTGACTTCTTCCAGCCCGTTTGAAATGGATCCAGTGTGCAGAGAAGGTAGGACTTTAGATAAGTGGTTTAATATTAGATAGCATCTTGCACAAGGATGGTGTGGGTGATACTGTTCTTGGTTTATCAACAGAATTGCATGTACAGTCTTTCTGTGGTTATGGGAACAACTTGGTTTTGTGTTAATGCTAGTGATTAATCTTTTATATTCAGCTAGCACACTAAAATCCCATGACAAATGAAGCACAGAGAAGTGTGAATATGTGTTAAATTGTAGAAAGGAAAGCTAAACTCTCTATTAGAATTTGTTTGACCAGCTAATGGATTGTTTTCAGCCACTGTCTGGAATTAGCATCAAATTCCAACTATGCAGAAGCAGCCTGATTATCAAGTAACACAATTCTGTCTGTTTCATAGGTAGTACTAAGTTTGGGCACTAACATGAACAAAAATTGCAGAATAAATAAGGGTTTAGCTTTCAAGTCAATGTGTAGCATGATAGAAATGTAACTATCAAACAGATCAAGCAATAGACCAGAATCTTGGAGTTTgccagtattttgttttcctttatattgCAGCTTTTGTATGAACATTAAACAACCATCACACAAGTGATagttcatttttaaactttcagtATTGTACTACTTACTTACATCTGTATTGGAGTACTGATGGAGCTGAGGATATTCTGGGGAGTATTACTAAGTCTTGGAACTTGCCACACATTGGTAGCAGTGAAAATGCAGAATGTTGTTATATCCATTTCAAATGTTGTATAAGAATTACTGTATTATTATGCCAACATTTagatttttcatgtgttttatgCAGAGAAAGATTTAGTTGGAAATCTTGCAAGTATGTCCAGCAGTGAAAGGATTAAAGCAATTCAGAAGATGCCagaaaccatgaaaaaaaagagagagatcaggtaaaaataagattttatcTGTTTAGTGTTACAAACAGTATACTTTCAACATCTAGCTATCAAGTATGGGTGTTTGCCATCTGCTTGGCTTTGGTTTGTCACTTTGGAAGAACTGAAAGtacttttaaatatactttttaaaagttaacatcttgcaagggaaaataatttaaagatgGTTCATTGTCCTTTCTCTGGATGAGAGGAATCTTCCATGGTAATATAAAACAGAATGTCAAGGCCTTGAGATTTGATTATGAATGATGACTTGCgatttcttttcaaaggaaacttGGATGTTGGCCATTGAAAATGGAGAAGAGACCACATGGTCTCAACCACCCTTTTGTCTCCTCGCAGAATATGTTTAAATTTTGTTCCCAGAGTGAGTGAGTGGAGAGGTTAGAACATGCTGTCATAGCATGGAAAACAGCCATGGTATCAGCTGATAGAAAAAGAACCAGTAGAACATCTCCATGTTTTATTAACTCTGTTCATGTGTACATGTGTGAAACTGTATTTGCAGCATCTTCTTTGGCTTCTGGTTTTAATGACAACCCATACTATAATGCTTGTCACCCCTTGCCCTGCTTTTCCGCAGAAATAAAGTTcttaaagaaataacaaaaaagacaaGGCACCACAGTACTCGGCTTTCCCGCTGTACGCAGTGTCTGCAGGGAACAGCAGTGGTAAGTGTCAGAAGCTTCTGTCAGTCACAGTACAGTAAACCGCTTTAGCTGTAATGTTATTGGTGTCTCCACAGGTATCTGGTATGTTGCTTTATGTTACCTACCAAAGAACTAATTAATTGCTGCAGTGTTCCTTAATAATGACTTGCATTATGGTAGCACTTAGGAATACCAGTTAAGCATCTTATGGTGCATGTAGTGGGGGAAGTCTGTTCTTACTACCAACatggaaatgtaaaaaaatgtgagGCTTTACTGTGTGAATTTGAGTCGTGTTTAAGACTGCTCGCTGAGATTCatgtctctctccttttttgtatttcagttgtttCGGCGATTTGGAAATAGCTTGTCAGAATATTCTCACTTACTGCAGTTATGGCACAAGACTCTGAAGATCATTGGTGCCAAGTTTGGAACAAGtgttctttcttattttattttcttgaagtgGCTGCTAACTTTTAACATGTTCTCATTCCTCATAAACTTCAGTTTCATCACAATTCCTCAGTTTTTTGCAGCAGAACCAAATAACCTTTCCTTCACGGGTCTGGAGCTCTTCACTGGAGCTGTAAGTATGTAACAAGACATTTGTGTTAGTACTGTATGCAGCAGATCTGCTTTAGAAACTCACAATAGagtaaaaagtatttattattaagAGGTGCAACTAGATTTTTATGTCACTTGAAACAATATTTAGtatgtatttgaaaaagaagCTGCAACAAACATTGGCTCAGAGTGAGATGAATGGAACTCATTCCGATGCGTTTGTCTCGCTCAGTGATTGCTGTGTTCAGCAGTATTTCAAGGCTTTCATCACTTTCAGAACACAGTagaagaaacacaaaggaagCCAGGTATTCCAGAGATAGCCACAGTAGTCTTCAGCAGAACATTTTTCCCATgttaattttcctctgaaaatacaGTGCAGATTTCCATATGTGATCCTGTGAATTTTGCTCCTTTCCAAAGCTTTATTCTTCCAAGGAGCACACAGATCTTTCTGTGGCAACCCACTGAACTCATTGTGGCCTGGAAACAGGAGGATCTTTTTGTTGTGTGGAGATCTTTATATTCAGGGAATAAAGTCCCAGgctgtttttaaacaggaaGATTTTAACTCTACTAGTATTCAGCAACTAAGTGATCTGAGAAGATGACTTActcattttttcacttttgttttctggctttgctGTAAAAAAGTCTGTCAATTTTATTGTTGTTAAAGGATTTCTCTAGTTAATAAACAAAATTCTGCTCTTACTAATGCTTAGTTGAGATCTTTTTAAAGTGGAAAGGTGtcagccttttctttctaaaattgcttttaaagtgctgtgttttgtagtGCTGTTTAACTTTGCAAAGTGCACTCACCATTGCAGGAGTTCAGCTGTAATGTAGTAGCTAATGTTGAATGCCATATGCTTCCTTCCCGTTTCCTTCATAGTTGATACAATTTGTCAGTACAGAACTTTGTTCCTAAGAAAGAAGCAATTAAGCCTTTCGTTCTTCAGGAATTTTCAGACAAGATCAAATTCTGCAAAGGTGTTGAATGCTTGTGACCATCCCACATGAATCTTACCAAGaatgaaagtaatttatatATCTCTAGAAGCTCTCAAAACTGAAAGATTTGAGCTgatagaaggaaaacaaagagccTGATATTTAGAAATTTAATCACACCTGTGATTTCACAGTAGGGAACGGGACAGCTCTCACTTCCATTAATTTGACTTCAGATGATGATACTTTCCACCATATACAGGTGATATGCACGTCATTCAGAATATTTGCTATCTTTTCAGGGTTATTTTCAACAAACAGTACTCTACTATGGCTTTTATACCAATGCTACAATAAGTAAAATAGAGAACGGTCCACCTTACAACATGCAGCTGGCCTATATTTTCACTGTTGGAATATATTTTGTCATCTGTTTTCTTATCTTATTGTTCAGGTAAAATAACAATATATTCTTACTTCACTTATAttgaggggggagggggaacaaAACAACACATCAAAGACCCCCACCCTGTCAATAATTGGCAGTAATAATTACCCGAGTATGTTTCTGTAAGTCCTTATTTCCCGGTTTAGAGTTTAAATAGAAGTTTCTCCTCAAAATACAGTCTTTAGAAATCAAACCTCtattagaaaaatgaagaatagCTGCAAAATAGTAGGGGACATGCAGAGAATCCCAGTTCAAACTGATGAATAACATGATCCCACTTATCTTCTGGTATTGATGTGACCTTCCAGATGTAAAGATTGGCAGCGACAAGTAGCAGAAGGAAATGTGAGAGTTGTTTCTTACAATTaagtttattttccatgttgTCTTATGTGATATGCTCTGACATATGGACTTGGCGGTCCTGGGTTAaaggttggacttgatgatctcaaaggtcttctccaacctaaatggttttATGACATAGGTCCAGTAGCCTTGGGACATGATAGAAAAACTGACAAATCTCCCTTCTTGCCCTGCTGTATAACTTGATCTATTTCCCCATTATGCATCccacaaatttaattttcattgcagCATGGCAAAATCCTTCTGCAGGAACTTCATTAACCCTCAGACATACTCTGGAAATGCTAGCAAACTTCTCTGCACTTGGGACTTCAATATAACTAATGAAAAAGCCGTgaagctgaaacaaaagaatCTCGGCACACAAATAAAGGTACAAAACACACCGGAGGTATGAAAAGGTATAAAGGTACAAAACTAGCATGTCTGAGTCACTCTGTCAGGGACTTAtttgtgtatgtacatacaGGTCTCTGGCAGAGTGACTCAAGGAGTTAGTTAGCTAGTCCTGTTCCTAGTAAACTCAAGGCTAACTGTCTGTTAAGTTTGATTTGGTTTGAACTCCTGGAGTTGGCTTAgctacttgtttttcttttctctttaagcTATACGTAAATATTTGTGTGCTTCTGTTCTACTGAATGAGTGAATCTCTGTGACTATTAAATATTTGCCAAACAGAGCATTTATGCTGTGTTTCCTTCCTACTATTTAACCATTTTATAAACCAAAGGCAGGCTTGTAATATTATCTGTGAAATAAAGTGTTACTGTCAAGAGAAAAGACTTTGAGGATAGAACGCAAAGTTGTCCATTAAATGTTCCCAGGGTATTACTCTGCCCATCTTCTAGAGAAATAATCTTCCATTCAGTCTGTCAAGTAGTTACTTGAAACAAGTTTTGCTTTATGCTGACCAAGGAATTTATCATTAAGAATTGTTTCCTTGCAGGAAGGCCTCACTGAAGTAAACCAAGAAGttctatatttttctgtaacagagaGAGTTGAGCGTATTGTTATTCATCTTGTTTCTTGGGTTGCTTCCCTGGGAACAGCAGTAGCTGCTTGTGCTGGTGTTTACTTCCTTTCCATTAATAACTTAAAGGTAAGGACAGATTTTGCAGTCTCTTTTTTGAGATCTGTTTTTCCACATGGATATCTTACAATGAGTGCAAGCAGTGATCTGTTCACTACTAGGACTGTAGGAAAGCATACCTGTTGTTTCTGCTAACGCAAACACGAATTCTGCTGTACCTAAAAAGCTGGTTTGCAAAGGCTTGCACCACGGGGGGCTGTGGCAAGAGCATAGGACCTGAGGGGTCTGAGGAAGTCTCCCCCTctcaccccagcagctgcttgccTGGGCTCAAGGGTACTGTAGGGATGGTGCAGCTGGTGACCTTGAAAGAAACAGCGAGAAGAAGCCTCAGCCAGGCCTGCCCCTCCTTTGCCTGGGAGCTGCATTTAAGCTGGGGCTCCCACCCCTGATCCTGTGTAAtgtgggggaaggggaagggggtcactgtgctgctggacATGGGCCCATAAAACATGATGGGAACATACAGGGGAGGTGTGCCAGGTGTCTTCCTTGTGGACGCAACCTGAGGCAGCATTTTGATTAAGGTTCTGAGTTAGGGTTGTTCggttgattttttattttttcttccctgccccacCCCAAGCTGTTTGTGAAAGGGCATAAAAATGACCTAGAGGGCCAAGCTGCCATGTTGGTGCTACCTGTTGTTGCATCTCTCCTCAACGCATTCATCCCGTTCTTCTACTCGTGGCTTGGACACCTGGAGAGATTTCAGACTCCTGGATACCAGATATACATCGCTATTACCAGGTATTTATTGCTACCCCCTCTGTGCTTTTTGCCTGGAGTTGTCTGACTCTTTGACAATAACCTGTGTCTAGATGGTGTGTCGGGCAGTAGGGAGTTATTCACCACCTCCAAAGGTTTCTGTACACTCTTCCCTCCATGTTTAATTTGTCTTCTGTAAGTCTTCTGGAGTGTTACATCTCTGCATGAGAATGGGGTATGGTTTCCCTCTCAATTAGGCACACTGTGACTCTGggattggttttgtttgtagcTTCCCTGCATGGCCCCAGGGGCCATTGGCCTCccagggaaaggaaggggagagaggagtgGGGGAGGTCTTACTTTGATACAGATGCCTGGCATTAACACCATGTAACCCCTGGTGCCCCTCAGACCTTCCTCCCCTGTAGAGCCTACCCACCCAACCCCCAGCCTGTGTAGCTGAGGCTTGTGCCAAGGTTGTCATGTCCAGCTCCCCTTCTGCCAGGACAATAGAATAATGCTGCACCCCAGCTCTGAGGAGAGTTCCTGTTAGTCTTGGCACTCTGCAGTGCTATTATTGTTATAAGAAGAGGTAATGAAGTGTAACCAACAGTCACCCTGCCATCATTCCCTTCAGTGAGTTTATCAGTGCAGTTactgttactttttctttttagaaatatcATCCTGAAAATATCGATTGTTGGAATACTGTGCTACTACTGGCTTAACATTGTGGCTACATCAGAGTCACAGGTAAAGTCTCAAAAGTACAAATCTTTCACAGACAATGCCAGGTTAGGAACCATTTTGATAAGAACCTTGCTCCAGCAAAGTCAAGTCCATATAGTGTCTTGGAAAGCTGAATTTGCCACCCCAAagttgtggtttctttttttttttaagtattaccATCTTTAAAGAAGTGAACTGTAGGAGAAAATTAATCACCCAACTTGGGTTTCAGCTGGTTTGCAGCATTGCTCAATGAGAGGTCAACTATAATTAGTCAGGCTGTTAGCAAATCCTTGATCTGTAGCCCACGTTTCTGATGCTCAGGCATTTGGGAACAATGTTAGAATCACATGATTTTTGGTTTCTAGatacatattctttttttttttttttttccttctacttctTAAAGTGCTGGGAAACCTTGGTTGGCCAAGATATCTATCGTCTTGTTCTAGTtgactttgcattttgtttgcttggctCTTTCTTTGGAGAGTTTTTACGAAGGTGAGTGCtactttttaaatcttgtttttGTTCACTAAGCAAAGACACCAAAGACAtggtctttttttccagtgtgggAAAAGCAGTCCAACAGCAGCATGGCTGTGGCACCACTGAAGcttccttggttttctttacCAGGCTTGGTCTAGTCTCTGGGTACATGGC
This genomic window contains:
- the TMC5 gene encoding transmembrane channel-like protein 5 isoform X1, with product MSYHYNEAFENPDYHFSETLEIDRRRSSQKNLSSHQTSYDSSLHGSYGEHSGRGQNYPVAIPMTSMRHGSEYSRDLPRVNVLSRSQYENSTDNFSFEPEPELAYSLPSTFHLLDRPYPHGFSNVSEGFIQRHNRRPSDEISVTSSSPFEMDPVCREEKDLVGNLASMSSSERIKAIQKMPETMKKKREIRNKVLKEITKKTRHHSTRLSRCTQCLQGTAVLFRRFGNSLSEYSHLLQLWHKTLKIIGAKFGTSVLSYFIFLKWLLTFNMFSFLINFSFITIPQFFAAEPNNLSFTGLELFTGAGYFQQTVLYYGFYTNATISKIENGPPYNMQLAYIFTVGIYFVICFLILLFSMAKSFCRNFINPQTYSGNASKLLCTWDFNITNEKAVKLKQKNLGTQIKEGLTEVNQEVLYFSVTERVERIVIHLVSWVASLGTAVAACAGVYFLSINNLKLFVKGHKNDLEGQAAMLVLPVVASLLNAFIPFFYSWLGHLERFQTPGYQIYIAITRNIILKISIVGILCYYWLNIVATSESQCWETLVGQDIYRLVLVDFAFCLLGSFFGEFLRRIIGTTVCVSLGLPEFDIGRNVLDLIYAQTLTWIGILFSPLLPGIQMISFSIVFYVKKVSLMMNCQPPRKVWRTAQMTTSFMFLLFFPSFLGVLSVIGVTVWRLKPSEGCGPFRGLSSMYAAVSEWIKILENYTASKWVVWIYHNLITSELFFFILSVIILIITYLYWQIIEGRKTMTKLLRKQIINEGKDKIFLLEKLRMLQRANQITSVARGQGQQSSSSFQLHRQPGQPVPGYTTRAPERHENAPYGEYPRAAGILRRTGFPLDAEPSQPSSRSGMSEAVALALRAREAAQREDEDGDKDF
- the TMC5 gene encoding transmembrane channel-like protein 5 isoform X3, producing the protein MSYHYNEAFENPDYHFSETLEIDRRRSSQKNLSSHQTSYDSSLHGSYGEHSGRGQNYPVAIPMTSMRHGSEYSRDLPRVNVLSRSQYENSTDNFSFEPEPELAYSLPSTFHLLDRPYPHGFSNVSEGFIQRHNRRPSDEISVTSSSPFEMDPVCREEKDLVGNLASMSSSERIKAIQKMPETMKKKREIRNKVLKEITKKTRHHSTRLSRCTQCLQGTAVLFRRFGNSLSEYSHLLQLWHKTLKIIGAKFGTSVLSYFIFLKWLLTFNMFSFLINFSFITIPQFFAAEPNNLSFTGLELFTGAGYFQQTVLYYGFYTNATISKIENGPPYNMQLAYIFTVGIYFVICFLILLFSMAKSFCRNFINPQTYSGNASKLLCTWDFNITNEKAVKLKQKNLGTQIKEGLTEVNQEVLYFSVTERVERIVIHLVSWVASLGTAVAACAGVYFLSINNLKLFVKGHKNDLEGQAAMLVLPVVASLLNAFIPFFYSWLGHLERFQTPGYQIYIAITRNIILKISIVGILCYYWLNIVATSESQCWETLVGQDIYRLVLVDFAFCLLGSFFGEFLRRIITYLYWQIIEGRKTMTKLLRKQIINEGKDKIFLLEKLRMLQRANQITSVARGQGQQSSSSFQLHRQPGQPVPGYTTRAPERHENAPYGEYPRAAGILRRTGFPLDAEPSQPSSRSGMSEAVALALRAREAAQREDEDGDKDF
- the TMC5 gene encoding transmembrane channel-like protein 5 isoform X2, encoding MSYHYNEAFENPDYHFSETLEIDRRRSSQKNLSSHQTSYDSSLHGSYGEHSGRGQNYPVAIPMTSMRHGSEYSRDLPRVNVLSRSQYENSTDNFSFEPEPELAYSLPSTFHLLDRPYPHGFSNVSEGFIQRHNRRPSDEISVTSSSPFEMDPVCREEKDLVGNLASMSSSERIKAIQKMPETMKKKREIRNKVLKEITKKTRHHSTRLSRCTQCLQGTAVLFRRFGNSLSEYSHLLQLWHKTLKIIGAKFGTSVLSYFIFLKWLLTFNMFSFLINFSFITIPQFFAAEPNNLSFTGLELFTGAGYFQQTVLYYGFYTNATISKIENGPPYNMQLAYIFTVGIYFVICFLILLFSMAKSFCRNFINPQTYSGNASKLLCTWDFNITNEKAVKLKQKNLGTQIKEGLTEVNQEVLYFSVTERVERIVIHLVSWVASLGTAVAACAGVYFLSINNLKLFVKGHKNDLEGQAAMLVLPVVASLLNAFIPFFYSWLGHLERFQTPGYQIYIAITRNIILKISIVGILCYYWLNIVATSESQCWETLVGQDIYRLVLVDFAFCLLGSFFGEFLRRIIGTTVCVSLGLPEFDIGRNVLDLIYAQTLTWIGILFSPLLPGIQMISFSIVFYVKKVSLMMNCQPPRKVWRTAQMTTSFMFLLFFPSFLGVLSVIGVTVWRLKPSEGCGPFRGLSSMYAAVSEWIKILENYTASKWVVWIYHNLITSELFFFILSVIILIITYLYWQIIEGRKTMTKLLRKQIINEGKDKIFLLEKLRMLQRANQITSVARGQGQQYPRAAGILRRTGFPLDAEPSQPSSRSGMSEAVALALRAREAAQREDEDGDKDF